The following is a genomic window from Bacillus sp. FJAT-52991.
GGTATCCACTTTCCCGATGAGCCCGTCCATCGCTTGCCACGTTTTTTCATTAGCATAGATCGGCAGCTTATACTTTCTAGCTAGCACCCCGATCCCTTTGATGTGATCACTATGTTCATGGGTGACTAATATCCCTGATAAATTTTTGATATCCCGATCAATAGAAGAGAACAATGACTCCATTTGTTTGCCGCTTAAACCAGCGTCTACTAAAAAGGAGTGTCCATCTGCCTCTACGTAAAACGCATTTCCTGTGCTCCCACTCGCTAGCACACTAAAATGCAACATCGTTTTCACTCCATTTATTTTTAAGCACCTGTTTCGTTTTTGTAAATCGTTCCGTCTAATGCATTGACATAAACTTGTTCGACTTTGCCATTATTTTTTATTTCAAAGTACCAAGTAGGGGAAAGAACTTGTGCCTCTGTTACCTTGACAACCGTATAATAGCCAAGCTCAATATCTGATATTTCACTGTTCTGTTTAATAAGCCCATTTTTATATAGATTTTGAATTACTTGAAAGGCTTGAATGATCGTTTCCTTCTGATCATTTTCCTCTACTTGCCCTAAAAGTGTTTGCTTATACATGGTAATCTCTCCATTATCATTCAAGAGAATTTCAAGTCTGCCATTAGTATTTTCAAACAACTTTTTATTATCGACGTGCTGATAGAAAATGGCTTTTTTCTTCTTTTCATCCATGCCCCAATAGCGGTATTCTTCTCCATGAACGACATGGTTGTTCACAAAAGAGCGGAGATCATTGACTTTATCTTCCCCTAACGGTACAGGCTTTTGCAATTTACTAGAAACAATCATTTGACTATCGGATAGCTGGATTTGCTGATCATTTAGCTTTTCAAACTCTTTTTTCGAAAATTTTTTCGGTTTAGCTGTAATGATCGCTGCTTTTGTGACGTCGTTAGGTAATTCTTTATATTCAATATTGTACTCTTTCAGCTTTTCTTCAATGGGCTCTTCTTTCATGGCGACATATTGATTGGCACGATCTTTGTTGAAAAACATGATAAGCAGGAAGATGTTCAAAATTAGAAAAACAGCAATAAATATTGATTTTGTTTTACTCCAATCCATGAACAGTATCCTCCGTTCCTTCATTCCATAAAAGTTTCTTCCAATGTCCATCGTATTTATAAAACCACGCTGGCTCAAGAACGAGAATTTTATCGGTTTGTGGGTCATGATGTAAATCATAGCCTACCACCATATCCTCTAATAGCTTTAAATCAAAGTTTTTCTGCTGTTTCACTTGATTGAAAGCTGCTGACCCATCTTGCAATTTCACCTCATCAGCCTCAGAAGGAATTGAAATATCTAATGTGAAGTACGGTCGATCATATTGATAAATTTGTTCCTTATTCCAATTTTGTTTAATTTCTGCCATACCCTGCTCATTAAAAACTGGCTGACCGTCAATAAATAACCGATAGCTAATTTGCGGAGAGCCTGGTGTCGCTTCAAATAAACGGTATTGATCAGTCCAACCGCTATGTTCATTGACAAAATTAATGCTTCTATCAATTAACCCATGTAGTTCCCCGCTACGTACAGCTTCTGGTTCCTTGGCGGGATTGACGTATTCAATCGTCTTGCTTTCATAATTTACTTCCATTAAACTCGAGCCATCTGTATACTCTTCACCTTCTGGCTTCGTCCCTTTTCTTACAATGCTTGGATCTGTAAATAATGCATCTTTAAATTTGACGGTATCAATATCATCTGGATAGTATTTATATCTCATCAAAGAAGATGAACCTTCTGGTAAAAATAGCTGACGGTCATCCTCTAATTCCTTAGACAAATAAACATCCCATTTAGGAGCTTGATTCGAATAATTTCTTTTAAATGCACCTAATGTAGCTGACGAAACTTGACTTTCAAACACGAGCCGTTCGTTCATTGATACAAAATAAACGTTCGTTTTTTTATCTTTTGTATTCATCCGGCTAATCACTATTCGATCAAAAACAGCATTGGGAACTTTTTGATCGTGAAATGACCATAATGTATTGATTGTATAGAAGGGAATAAATGTTGGAAATACCAATTCCATTTTATTACTTCCATATACTAATTGATCAAATTCTTTATCAGTGATTGTACTTGAAATATTTTTCGGCTCATTAAATGTCCATTTTTGCAGTTCTTTCATCATATTATCGATCTCTTTTTCATTCGTTGTACCAAAATGGCGGTCTCCATCATGGTACAACACTTTAGATGGCTTAATGAGGTCAACTGCTTCCCGCGTTTCACCAATAGACACTTCATGGATGTAATCATCTTCAATGGTTTCTAAACTCGGTTGATAATTCCAGATGCTTAACGTCAAAAGAATGCTAGTAAAGACCAGCGCGACTAAAACAATATTTTTGATGTGTTCATAGTTCATAACCAATCATCCTCTTGAGATAGCTCATATGGAAGCGTAAGGAAAATGGTTGTTCCTTTACCTTCTACACTAGTCGCCCAAATATCGCCATCATGTGCGACGACAATTTCCTTAGCGATCGCAAGCCCTAATCCCGTACCGCCCATTTTTCGAGTTCTAGCACGATCTACTCGATAAAAGCGTTCGAAAATCCGTTCAAGATTTTTCTTCGGAATCCCCATTCCTTGGTCACGGACACTAACAACAATAGCATTCGATTGTTCCTCCACCTTAAACGTAAGCTGGCCTCCTTGTGGAGAGTATTTCAAGGCGTTAGAAATAATATTATCCAGTACCTGTGTTAACTTATCAGTATCAATCTCCACATAAATCGGATATTTAGGTAGCTGCCTCTTAAATGTGACATCTTGAGATTTTGTCATTTCAAATCGATCAATAATTCGATTATAAAATTTTGTGAAATTCACTTCTTTTTTCGTTAACTGAAAATCACGGCTGTCAAATTTAGATAGCTGCAATAAGTCGTTCACAAGTCGGATCATTCGCTCTGTTTCGGTCTGTGTTACTTCTAGAAAATGAGGAGCAATATCAGGATCTTGCCAAGCTCCATCTGCTAATGCCTCTAAATAACTTCTCATTGTCGTCAATGGCGTCCTCAATTCATGAGAAACATTAGCCACAAATTCACGACGATCGGCTTCAATTTTTTCTTGTTCTGTAATGTCATGAAGAACGGTAATTAATCCATTCACAAAACCAGTATCTTTTTGAATAACAGAAAAGTTGGCACGTAAAATATACGGTCCTTCTTCATTACTGTAATCTAATATCACCGAATCTTGTTCATTCAGTAAATCTTCAAATGAATATTCTTCCTCTAAACCAAGCAATGATGTAATCGACTGAGAAATCACTGTTTCACGTGAAACATTTAATAGCTTAGCTCCTGGTTCATTAATTAGAATAACGCGGCCTCTCCGGTCGGTTGCAATTACCCCATCTGTCATATAGGACAGAACTGATGACAACTTTCTTTTTTCTCCCTCCGTAGTAGCCTGAGCTTCCTGAAGTCGCTTCGTTAAATTATTAAACGTGACCGCTAACTCACCGATCTCATCTTGCCCATACACTTTCACCTTTCGAGAAAAATTTCCTTTTCCAAGCGCGACAGCTTGACGACGCATATCCGTGATCGGACGGGTAATTGTACGAGCTAACAGCACACCTAGAATAGCCGTTACCCCTAGAGCAAGCGCAGTTGCAGAAAATAAGATTTCATTAATTTCATCCATTTGTGCGAACACATTCTCGACTTTTCCAACTAAATAAATCGCACCGATCACTTCTCGATTCGAAATGATTGGAGATGTTAACACCCAAACACGCTTATTCGTTTGCTCATCGACATACATCTTATCTTCTTCTGCTCCAACAGAAAGCGTCCTCTTCACTGAGATCTCTGTTGTTCTTTGGCCGATCGTTCCTTGTTTCGTCGGATCAGATGTTCCAATAATTCGACTACGAGCATCAATGACCCGCACTTCCGCAATATCAGGAGCTGAAAAATCCTCTAATATTTTTTGGATATCCTGCTCCAGCGTCGGCATATCCGCCGTTCGCTCTTTCAACATTTCTTCCCTTAAATTGTACTCAAGCAAATTCACTCGCTCTTGCAAAGAGCTTTTAAAATTTGTGACGAGTTTCTGCTCTAATTCATTGACAAAATAAACGCCAATAATTTGCATAGCGAATAAAATGAGCAGTACATAAATTAATACAAACTTTAATTGTATCGAACGGAAAAAACCCACTTTTTTCATGTATGATTACTCCTGTTCAGGATTACGCAAGTAGTAGCCTACCCCTCTTCTCGTTACAATCCAAGATGGGTGACTCGGATTATCCTCAATTTTTTCACGCAAGCGGCGAACGGTGACGTCCACTGTACGAACATCTCCATAATAATCATAGCCCCAAACCGTTTGCAACAAATGCTCCCTTGTCATCACTTGCCCAATATGTTTTGCTAAGTAATGAAGCAATTCAAACTCGCGATGAGTAAGCTCAATCGTTTCTCCACGCTTAGATACCGTATAAGCATCAGGGAGAATCGTCAATGTGCCTACTGTAATTTCATTTGTATCGTCCTCTTCCTCCGCTGGGGCAGGGGCAGCCTGGTGGCGACGTAAATTTGCCTTCACCCGAGCAATCAATTCCCTTGTACTAAATGGCTTCGTTACATAATCATCCGCGCCTAGTTCAAGGCCAAGCACTTTATCAATTTCCGAATCTTTAGCTGTTAGCATCACGATTGGCATTTCATATTTCTTTCTTACTTCACGACACACTTCCATTCCATCCCGTCCCGGAAGCATAATATCCAATAAAATCAAGTCCGGCTGCACTTCTTCTACCATCTCTACAGCCTGATCTCCATCGTACGCACAATGAACTTCATAGCCTTCCTTTTTTAAGTTAAATTGCAAAATATCTGCAATTGGCCTTTCATCATCTACAACTAATATTTTTTTTTGCATTCCGATCTCCTCTTTTCTTCAAAAATCAAAAAATATCTATCATCAAATTATTCAGTGAAGAGGTTGTTCCTTTATTTTATCATAAGAAAACACCGATTTCTGCCACCTTTTATTTACTCCTAGCAGAGCAAAAAGGACTGACCCCAAATAATAATATCTACTATTTTAAAAGAGAAAATCCTCTTCATTGAGATATTCTTATGGATGTCAGACCCTTTAAGAGACTTTTCTCTCAACATCAATACCACATCTATTAACTGTATCATGAACAACGACCTTTTTCATCCTTTAATAGTAAATATGAATATATACCCAAATATCCTTATGTATGTTTTCTTTCACAAAAAAAACACCGCGAGAGTTATAATCGTCGCGATGCTTCTTTGATGGCTCAGGACGGAATCGAACCGCCGACACATGGATTTTCAGTCCATTGCTCTACCAACTGAGCTACTGAGCCAAACTAATATGTAGTTAACAAAAGACTGAGCGGCCACCAAAGAGGTTACTCTTAGAAGTCATGGCCGACTAATAAGAAAATAGGATTCATTAAAAAGTAAACGATTCAAAGTAAACGATTCAAAGTAAATGATTCATTTATGGCGGTCCGGACGGGACTCGAACCCGCGACCTCCTGCGTGACAGGCAGGCATTCTAACCAACTGAACTACCGGACCATAAATATAGGTTAATTTTATTTAAATAAAACTTGGTGACCCGTACGGGATTCGAACCCGTGTTACCGCCGTGAAAGGGCGGTGTCTTAACCGCTTGACCAACGGGCCATTCCATAAAATGGTGAGCCATGAAGGACTCGAACCTTCGACCCTCTGATTAAAAGTCAGATGCTCTACCAACTGAGCTAATGGCTCGAAACACTGTTTGTTGCTAACAACGTTGTTAATATTATCACAGGGTTCTAACTCTGACAATAGCTTTTTAAAAAATATGTCGAAAAAAGTTTATTAATAGAAAAAGAGCTTGTTGGATCATCTTTTCTAAAAGGAAATAGCCTACCTATTAAAACGGCAGACTGCTTGAAGATCAAAGAAACAGATAGAACATCGAAGAACGAGCTAAAATACAAAAAAACGGCTTCTCCTTTTCGAGAAGCCGGTGCTTTTTGTATTATCCTTGCGCCCAAACGCTGCGAACAACGTTTGTTTGGTTGCGGTCTGGTCCTACAGAGAACGTAGACAATGAAATACCTGTCAATTGAGATACTCGCTCTAAGTAGTGACGAGCATTGGCAGGAAGCTCATTTAATGTTTTGCAGCCAGTGACATCTTCTGTCCAGCCTGGAAGCTCTTCATAAATTGGTGTACATTCAGCTAAAATGTTCAAGTTTGCTGGATATTCTTCAATGACTTGATCTTTGTAACGGTAAGCAACACAGATTTTTACTGTTTCAATACCTGTCAGTACATCGATAGAGTTAAGAGAAAGATCCGTTAAACCGCTGACACGACGAGCATGTCGAACAACAACGCTGTCGAACCAACCAACGCGGCGTGGACGGCCAGTTGTCGTACCGTACTCGCGGCCTACTTCACGAATTTGGTGGCCAATTTCATCATGAAGTTCTGTCGGGAATGGGCCATCTCCTACGCGGCTAGTATACGCTTTTGCTACACCGACAACGTGGTTGATTTTCGTTGGGCCTACACCAGAACCGATCGTTACACCACCAGCTACTGGGTTAGAAGATGTAACGAATGGATATGTACCTTGGTCGATATCCAACATCACACCTTGAGCCCCTTCAAATAATACGCGACGACCTTCATCTAATGCGTCGTTTAAAACAACAGATGTGTCACAAACGTATTGTTTAATTTGTTGACCGTACTCATAGTACTCGTCAAGAATATCTTCAATCTTGAAGCCTTCTGTCTCATAGAAGCGCTCAAGCAAACGATTTTTCTCTTCTAAGTTGCGAGTTAGTTTTTCTTCAAATGCTTTGCGATCTAAAAGGTCTGCCATGCGGATGCCGATGCGTGCTGCTTTATCCATGTAAGCTGGGCCAATTCCTTTTTTCGTTGTACCGATTTTGTTATCGCCTTTGCGTGCTTCTTCTACTTCATCAATTTTCAAATGATAAGGAAGAATGACATGAGCACGGTTACTGATGCGCAAGTTATCTGTAGAAACATTTTGATCATGTAAATATTTTAATTCTTGAATTAACGCTTTAGGATCTACAACCATCCCATTGCCGATCACGCAAATTTTATCTTTATAAAAGATACCTGATGGAATTAAATGCAATTTGTACGTAACACCGTTAAATTTAATTGTGTGGCCTGCGTTGTTACCACCTTGATAACGCGCTACTACTTCTGCATTTTCTGAAAGGAAATCAGTGATTTTCCCTTTTCCTTCATCGCCCCATTGTGTTCCTACTACTACTACTGACGACATGTATAAGCACCTCCGAAGGGTCCGTAAATTTCTTTTTATATGAAGCACGTTTTATTTTAACAGGTTAAAGTAAAAGAAGTCAAACGTGAAACACGAACATTATGTTATATTTTTTGGTATTTGTTCGTAAAAAAATACCAGCAGTTTTTCGCTTAAACTGCTGGTTTTTAATATATGTCATCCGGTTTCATCAAACCGCCGTTCCAAGTTAACAAACTTATTATATTCCTTCACAAAAGCTAGCTGAACCGTACCTACAGGACCATTACGCTGTTTAGCAATAATGATTTCGATAATATTCTTATTCTCGGATTCTTTATCATAATAATCGTCTCGATATAAAAAGGCAACAATATCCGCGTCCTGCTCAATCGATCCAGACTCTCGAATATCAGACATCATTGGACGCTTATCTTGCCGCTGCTCTACGCCACGAGATAGCTGCGAAAGAGCAATAACGGGCACTTCGAGTTCACGGGCGAGCGCCTTTAATGAACGGGAAATTTCCGATACTTCCTGCTGACGGTTCTCACCAGAGCGACCGCTACCTTGAATAAGCTGCAAGTAATCAATTAAAATCATGCCAAGCCCTTGCTCCTGCTTTAAGCGACGGCATTTCGAACGAATTTCACCAATGCGCACACCTGGTGTATCATCTATATAAATCCCTGAATTAGACAAACTGCCCATCGCCATCGTCAGCTTGCGCCAATCTTCATCAGTGAGTGAACCTGTCCGCAAGTTTTGAGCATTAATATTCCCCTCAGCACAAAGCATCCGCATCACAAGCTGTTCGGCCCCCATCTCGAGGCTAAAGATCGCGACATTTTCATCCGTTTTCGTTGCCACGTTTTGCGCTATATTTAAAGCAAAAGCGGTTTTACCGACAGATGGACGAGCCGCTACAATAATTAAATCATTGCGTTGAAAGCCAGCTGTCATGCTGTCAAGATCGGCAAATCCTGTTGGAATCCCAGTTACATCACCTTTGCGATTATGCAGCATTTCAATGTTGTCATACGTGCGTACAAGAACATCTTTAATATTATGAAAGGCACTCGTATTTTTTCGTTGAGCCACCTCCATAATGCTTTTTTCTGCTTCGCTTAGTAACGCTTCTACTTCATCTTCCCGACTATAGCCTTCTTGAGCAATATGGGTCGCTGTGCGAATTAATCGACGCAAAAGCGATTTTTCTTCAACAATTCGAGCATAATATTCGATATTAGCCGCTGTCGGAACAGATTCAGCCAATTCGGTTAAATAGATGACGCCGCCGACATCTTCTAAATCTTTAATAGCCGCTAGCTCTTCCGTCACGGTCACTACATCAACCGCTTTGCCGTCATCGTTCAGCTTCAGCATATGATTATATATTTTTTGATGGGCGGTACGGTAGAAATCTTCTGGTATCAAAATCTCAGAAGCAACCGTTAAAGCGGATGGCTCTAAGAAAATGGCTCCAAGAACAGCCTGTTCCGCTTCAATACTTTGCGGCGGAATTCGATCAGTCATAACATCGCTCATCGCTTACCTCTCCCTTAAAGAAAAATCTCGTTGATAAAAAAATGTGACCAGAAACATCCGATCACATTTTTTCAACCTTATTATTTTAGCATGAAACGAATTATTTTTCTTCCGTTACATGAACTTTTAATGTGGCAAATACTTCATTATGAAGCTTCACAGGCACATTTGTGTAACCTAATGCACGAATGCCATCTGGCAAATCCATTTTGCGCTTATCAAGCGTAATATTATGTGCTTTCTTTAATGCATCGGCAATTTGTTTCGTCGTTACGGAACCGAATAAACGGCCTCCTTCTCCTGCTTTAGTAGAAACTTCTACTGTTAATGCTTCGACGACTTCTTTTAATTTTTTTGCATCTTCTAATTCTTGTTTAACAAGCTCGGCTTGTTTTCTTTTTTGAGCATCTAATGCTTTTTGGTTGCCAGTTGTTGCTTCTACAGCTAAACCGTTTTTGATTAGAAAGTTATGAGCGTAACCATCGGCTACATTTTTAACTTCTCCTTTTTTACCT
Proteins encoded in this region:
- a CDS encoding two-component system regulatory protein YycI, whose product is MDWSKTKSIFIAVFLILNIFLLIMFFNKDRANQYVAMKEEPIEEKLKEYNIEYKELPNDVTKAAIITAKPKKFSKKEFEKLNDQQIQLSDSQMIVSSKLQKPVPLGEDKVNDLRSFVNNHVVHGEEYRYWGMDEKKKKAIFYQHVDNKKLFENTNGRLEILLNDNGEITMYKQTLLGQVEENDQKETIIQAFQVIQNLYKNGLIKQNSEISDIELGYYTVVKVTEAQVLSPTWYFEIKNNGKVEQVYVNALDGTIYKNETGA
- a CDS encoding YycH family regulatory protein translates to MNYEHIKNIVLVALVFTSILLTLSIWNYQPSLETIEDDYIHEVSIGETREAVDLIKPSKVLYHDGDRHFGTTNEKEIDNMMKELQKWTFNEPKNISSTITDKEFDQLVYGSNKMELVFPTFIPFYTINTLWSFHDQKVPNAVFDRIVISRMNTKDKKTNVYFVSMNERLVFESQVSSATLGAFKRNYSNQAPKWDVYLSKELEDDRQLFLPEGSSSLMRYKYYPDDIDTVKFKDALFTDPSIVRKGTKPEGEEYTDGSSLMEVNYESKTIEYVNPAKEPEAVRSGELHGLIDRSINFVNEHSGWTDQYRLFEATPGSPQISYRLFIDGQPVFNEQGMAEIKQNWNKEQIYQYDRPYFTLDISIPSEADEVKLQDGSAAFNQVKQQKNFDLKLLEDMVVGYDLHHDPQTDKILVLEPAWFYKYDGHWKKLLWNEGTEDTVHGLE
- the walK gene encoding cell wall metabolism sensor histidine kinase WalK encodes the protein MKKVGFFRSIQLKFVLIYVLLILFAMQIIGVYFVNELEQKLVTNFKSSLQERVNLLEYNLREEMLKERTADMPTLEQDIQKILEDFSAPDIAEVRVIDARSRIIGTSDPTKQGTIGQRTTEISVKRTLSVGAEEDKMYVDEQTNKRVWVLTSPIISNREVIGAIYLVGKVENVFAQMDEINEILFSATALALGVTAILGVLLARTITRPITDMRRQAVALGKGNFSRKVKVYGQDEIGELAVTFNNLTKRLQEAQATTEGEKRKLSSVLSYMTDGVIATDRRGRVILINEPGAKLLNVSRETVISQSITSLLGLEEEYSFEDLLNEQDSVILDYSNEEGPYILRANFSVIQKDTGFVNGLITVLHDITEQEKIEADRREFVANVSHELRTPLTTMRSYLEALADGAWQDPDIAPHFLEVTQTETERMIRLVNDLLQLSKFDSRDFQLTKKEVNFTKFYNRIIDRFEMTKSQDVTFKRQLPKYPIYVEIDTDKLTQVLDNIISNALKYSPQGGQLTFKVEEQSNAIVVSVRDQGMGIPKKNLERIFERFYRVDRARTRKMGGTGLGLAIAKEIVVAHDGDIWATSVEGKGTTIFLTLPYELSQEDDWL
- the yycF gene encoding response regulator YycF, translated to MQKKILVVDDERPIADILQFNLKKEGYEVHCAYDGDQAVEMVEEVQPDLILLDIMLPGRDGMEVCREVRKKYEMPIVMLTAKDSEIDKVLGLELGADDYVTKPFSTRELIARVKANLRRHQAAPAPAEEEDDTNEITVGTLTILPDAYTVSKRGETIELTHREFELLHYLAKHIGQVMTREHLLQTVWGYDYYGDVRTVDVTVRRLREKIEDNPSHPSWIVTRRGVGYYLRNPEQE
- a CDS encoding adenylosuccinate synthase, yielding MSSVVVVGTQWGDEGKGKITDFLSENAEVVARYQGGNNAGHTIKFNGVTYKLHLIPSGIFYKDKICVIGNGMVVDPKALIQELKYLHDQNVSTDNLRISNRAHVILPYHLKIDEVEEARKGDNKIGTTKKGIGPAYMDKAARIGIRMADLLDRKAFEEKLTRNLEEKNRLLERFYETEGFKIEDILDEYYEYGQQIKQYVCDTSVVLNDALDEGRRVLFEGAQGVMLDIDQGTYPFVTSSNPVAGGVTIGSGVGPTKINHVVGVAKAYTSRVGDGPFPTELHDEIGHQIREVGREYGTTTGRPRRVGWFDSVVVRHARRVSGLTDLSLNSIDVLTGIETVKICVAYRYKDQVIEEYPANLNILAECTPIYEELPGWTEDVTGCKTLNELPANARHYLERVSQLTGISLSTFSVGPDRNQTNVVRSVWAQG
- the dnaB gene encoding replicative DNA helicase, with product MSDVMTDRIPPQSIEAEQAVLGAIFLEPSALTVASEILIPEDFYRTAHQKIYNHMLKLNDDGKAVDVVTVTEELAAIKDLEDVGGVIYLTELAESVPTAANIEYYARIVEEKSLLRRLIRTATHIAQEGYSREDEVEALLSEAEKSIMEVAQRKNTSAFHNIKDVLVRTYDNIEMLHNRKGDVTGIPTGFADLDSMTAGFQRNDLIIVAARPSVGKTAFALNIAQNVATKTDENVAIFSLEMGAEQLVMRMLCAEGNINAQNLRTGSLTDEDWRKLTMAMGSLSNSGIYIDDTPGVRIGEIRSKCRRLKQEQGLGMILIDYLQLIQGSGRSGENRQQEVSEISRSLKALARELEVPVIALSQLSRGVEQRQDKRPMMSDIRESGSIEQDADIVAFLYRDDYYDKESENKNIIEIIIAKQRNGPVGTVQLAFVKEYNKFVNLERRFDETG
- the rplI gene encoding 50S ribosomal protein L9, whose protein sequence is MRVIFLQDVKGKGKKGEVKNVADGYAHNFLIKNGLAVEATTGNQKALDAQKRKQAELVKQELEDAKKLKEVVEALTVEVSTKAGEGGRLFGSVTTKQIADALKKAHNITLDKRKMDLPDGIRALGYTNVPVKLHNEVFATLKVHVTEEK